The Opitutus sp. DNA window CACGAGCGGCTGAGTGAGGTGATTGCGGATGTCATTGGCGACCCCAGCGGCAGCGTTGGCCCAAAGGGATTTAACCGAGACCATGCCGATGACGTGATCGCGCGTGCCCTCGTAAACCGGGAAATGCGAATGCCCGCTGGTGACGATTTTGCGCCAGTTGACCTCCTCGGTGTCAGCGACGTTCAGCCAGACGATCTTGGTGCGGCGCGTCATGATTTCGGTCACGCAGCGCTCATCGAGCCGGAGCACACCCTCGACCATGGCCCGCTCGGCCCGGTGAAAAACTCCTGCGGTGGTGCCCTGCTCAATGAGGTTGGAAATTTCTTCCTCTGAGGGCGGTGCCTCCACGTCCTTGCCTAGGCCGAAAACTTTGAGAACGAGGTTAGTGGAGATCGTGAGAAACCAGACGGCGGGCGCGGCTAGGACGGCGAGGCCGGTCATCGGTTTGGCGATGAGCATGGCTCGCCCCTCGGGATTGCTGAGCGCAACGCGCTTGGGCACAAGTCCACCGATGATCAGTGAAAAGTAGGTGATCGCACCGACAACCACTAGGATGCTGATCCATTCAGCGTAAGGTGCCAGCGCCGGCAGGGTCTCAAGCCAGACCCTGAGTTGTTCGGAGAGCGTGGCACCGCCGAAGGTGCCGGCGAGGATGCCGACCAGCGTGATGCCGATCTGAACGGTGGAGAGAAAATTGGAGGGCTGCTGGGCAAGCGAGAGCGCGGCGCGCGCCTTCACGTTGCCCTCGTCGGCCAGGCTTTTGAGGCGGGCTTTGCGTGAGGACACGACGGCGATCTCCGACATGGCAAAAACGCCATTGGCCAAAAGCAGAATGAAAATGATGAGGATTTCGCCGAAGAGAGTCATAAGTCGCAGCCCGCCCGGTAAACCGTGGACAGGTGAGCGTCGGCCAAGTGGGGCGTGATGCCAGCGGAAGACGAGGGAAAAACCGCGGGGAAAGGCCCGTTCGGTTTAAGCCGTTTTGCGTAGCGGGAATTGAAGATGAACCTCAAGTAACCCTCCGTGTCGTCCGAGCTCGGCTCCGTAAAGTAGCGCAGACTTCCAGTCTGCAGCAGCTTCTTGCGAGTGAGGAGCAGACTGGGAAGTCTGCGCTACTTTTCCCGAAACCGGCCCACACGGAGGGACGACCTCCGTGTCGTCCGCTGGTGTCAACAAAGCCCCGAGGCGCACGATTTAAACGCGTCGGGGCCACCAACCGCGCTTACTGCGCGGCGGGCGTAGTGATGAACTCGGCGATGTTGTCGCTCTCGACGTCGATATCGGCGAACAACCACGAGGACAGGTAACGCTCGGTCGACGACGGGATGATCACGACGATCTTCTTGCCCTTGTTCTCGGGGCGCTTGGCCAACTCCAGCGCGGCGAAAATCGCGGCACCCGAGCTGATGCCCACCGGAATACCGTCGAGCTTGATCGTCTCTTTGGAGACGGGGCCGGACTGGTCTTCCTTCACCTGGATGATCTCGTCGATGATCTTGGTGTTGAGCACGGCCGGGATGAAGCCGGCACCGATGCCTTGCAGCTTGTGCGGGCCA harbors:
- a CDS encoding HlyC/CorC family transporter — translated: MTLFGEILIIFILLLANGVFAMSEIAVVSSRKARLKSLADEGNVKARAALSLAQQPSNFLSTVQIGITLVGILAGTFGGATLSEQLRVWLETLPALAPYAEWISILVVVGAITYFSLIIGGLVPKRVALSNPEGRAMLIAKPMTGLAVLAAPAVWFLTISTNLVLKVFGLGKDVEAPPSEEEISNLIEQGTTAGVFHRAERAMVEGVLRLDERCVTEIMTRRTKIVWLNVADTEEVNWRKIVTSGHSHFPVYEGTRDHVIGMVSVKSLWANAAAGVANDIRNHLTQPLVVPQTVHVVQLLDGFKKSGKHLALVTDEFGSVQGLVTLIDVMEAIVGDLPEPGDRVSPDAVQRDDGSWLVDGSLEVGELRRRFELPTLPGEEDEDFETLGGFVLDRMGYIPRPGEHFTCHGWRFEVVDMDRNRVDKVLLAKIPLPPGAASLPGPKSA